Below is a window of Plasmodium gaboni strain SY75 chromosome 11, whole genome shotgun sequence DNA.
tattattgttgttattattacttGTTTCACTTGTTTCACTTTCTTCACTTGGGATAtcaaaatttaaaaattttctCTTCTGTTTATGTAAGGCTTCTACAATGCCACTCTTCTTATAATCATCATCAATAGAAATATGTGCATCATAAACAGAGAAATAAAACGGATTAATATCTTTACTAAAGAGATCAATAATAGTATACTTCTCAACAGAATCATTTGTTAtctttaataaatataaacaacCTTCAGAGGACGGTTTTTCtttaaacattttttttgtatttacTAAAACATAATCGATAGTTGTCGATGTGTTTACTTCATTTGTATTATCACCctgtttatttttattatcatcatcattattattattattattataaacaGTGTGTCTGCTTGTACTTATTCCtataattttatcattattattaaatgtgtatatatttttttcttgaaatgtatttttttctctattaatatttatctttACAATATTCTCAGCATTTTctgttatatataatacatcCTCAACAACACTTATATCGTTTAATACTCTTAAAGCTTGACCATTAACTCTATCAATAACATTTATGATTTGTATGgtttcattttcttcattatattgtatatgcaatatataataattatttcttatagCAGctgtaataaaaaatttatttaaaacaCTATCTGAAATAATACCtgtataaaataattctctattatttaatatatgtcCATATTTTCCAGGTTCTATTGCTGATAATAAAactttcttttttttagtATCGATTCTATAAATATCTACATCTGTTAATGTTAATATCAAACCATTATTAACTCCTATACCAACCATATATAATCTATCAGGAAATATTATTTGCATAACATTAACATTGttcttatataaaaaaattaaattcTTAAATTcatgttttatataatatataggATGCTTCTTTCCtttcttataattataatcTATAGTACTAAATGGAATACAATTTGTTGGAAATTTTAtcaaattatttaattctaaattaaatgaattGTCTTTACCAACTACCTTCACATTCACTAAACTATTCTGTTGATTAGtcaataatatatcacctgactgttttattttatacaCGCAGCTTGCCGCATGcacaaatattatatatattataaaaaggtactcataaatcattataaacaaaaatataaaatataaaaatataaaaattaaaatatatatatatatatatatatatatatatatatatatatatatacgtatatttttttttttttcagtCAAACCATGCTAAAAGTAGGAGCGATTCTTCGGTTTCTTATGCTGGGGTAATTTCCACTgtaaattaattttttatatacaaatttatataagCACATATTATACAACATACTATAgaaacataaataaataaatatatatatatatacatatatgtgACATATTTAATGtgtatcattttttttttacgTTAATTACATTGCGCCgaatttttcttttttttaatgttcAACATTTGTATTAACTTAAAATATTGATCCGCATGGATCTTCGttttatattaacaaaTTAAAAGTATATTAACATTTGGCAAATAAAGAAAGTTTGAAAAANNNNNNNNNNNNNNNNNNNNNNNNNNNNNNNNNNNNNNNNNNNNNNNNNNNNNNNNNNNNNNNNNNNNNNNNNNNNNNNNNNNNNNNNNNNNNNNNNNNNNNNNNNNNNNNNNNNNNNNNNNNNNNNNNNNNNNNNNNNNNNNNNNNNNNNNNNNNNNNNNNNNNNNNNNNNNNNNNNNNNNNNNNNNNNNNNNNNNNNNNNNNNNNNNNNNNNNNNNNNNNNNNNNNNNNNNNNNNNNNNNNNNNNNNNNNNNNNNNNNNNNNNNNNNNNNNNNNNNNNNNNNNNNNNNNNNNNNNNNNtcatatatatataaaatatggggcatataaaaattaacatatattttttattattattatatatatataatatatatatttatttatacgttacatctatatatattatattaataaattatattattttgttttttaagaattataaaaaaattaacaagaaaaaaaggagcgccatataaaataaataaatatatataaaataaaatatatattttttataataacattgttatattattatattataataaatatattatatatacaaatatattaattatattatatatatatatattatatatgcattatatattaaaaagcTTCCTCTTTTTCTATCTCctaaaaataattttttttttttttttttttttttctcatatatacatcatacaaaaaaaaaaaaaaaaaaaaaaaaaaaaaatcttcccatataataatatattaataagaaatatatataaccatataatgataaaatatatatgtaataatataaatatataaaataatataatgtttttcaaaatattataataaattatttatatatatattaaaatattcattttatgtatgtatttataaattattttatttatatattatcaataattatataaaatgacaagagaaaaaaaaaacattgcatatttatatataaatataaaaaaaatatataaagttgttatcaaaatttttttttttttttttttttttttttggtacataaaatataaaatatatatattttgacgtttcttaaaaaaaattcaaattaatgtttttttttttttccctatataataaatttataaatatatatatatattatatatttatatataaaggtataaaaaattaaaccttaatatttttctatagatatataataaatacatataaaacaacaaatgcatgtttatataaatgaataagtttttttaatatattataaataatatatatatatatatatatataaaaaaaaaaaaaaaaaaaaaaaaaccatAAACgacataataatattatatccGATGCTTTTTTCTTCCCttgaaaattttataaatgtaaaagGGTTCATCcaatttattatatatatatatgataaaatttttaaaatattaataaaaaggtttacat
It encodes the following:
- a CDS encoding translocon component PTEX88; the protein is MIYEYLFIIYIIFVHAASCVYKIKQSGDILLTNQQNSLVNVKVVGKDNSFNLELNNLIKFPTNCIPFSTIDYNYKKGKKHPIYYIKHEFKNLIFLYKNNVNVMQIIFPDRLYMVGIGVNNGLILTLTDVDIYRIDTKKKKVLLSAIEPGKYGHILNNRELFYTGIISDSVLNKFFITAAIRNNYYILHIQYNEENETIQIINVIDRVNGQALRVLNDISVVEDVLYITENAENIVKININREKNTFQEKNIYTFNNNDKIIGISTSRHTVYNNNNNNDDDNKNKQGDNTNEVNTSTTIDYVLVNTKKMFKEKPSSEGCLYLLKITNDSVEKYTIIDLFSKDINPFYFSVYDAHISIDDDYKKSGIVEALHKQKRKFLNFDIPSEESETSETSNNNNNNNNNKNNNHVVKIVWTNYYNCNINKGMVDLRHIKIDDESEEKKLPFINITNQYSLAPHISASSYCSRKEKIFNDICYYDSRNNYVSLLNRSEEYNLKYQGNFLFDGYKNYLGFDYKSFKDTHFITYPINNMLYVYLPKGFVTINIPQPYGISIDSKNSSNNNVIVYITGNDDNYNYINKCVIKKSEKEYDCYVVNKKKKEGNELFQYISYISYGDHEEKLSTYIYVTNNKKSIYKLTKQENKWNLEKWFNLDNTSIRIGPIATSLNYFYVQKNVLDDLIKKYPDSTLLSKFKNVNDQDLHITEDGYIFMTLFHTVIFSSNNDAYGNDSGSTIHFYTSILKEKFYQSFGVDSIIYNIENDSKFSYYLS